The sequence below is a genomic window from Brevibacillus agri.
AAAAAAGCAGGACAGCAGGGAGCATCCCTCTTCTTTTTTTCGGAAGGCAGACGCTACCGGGCAGCTTTTTTTCTGCTTTGGTCCCAGGGGGAAAAGGCTGCGCTGCCTGGGCATTCGTGGTACCCTATTGCCAACGAGTCAACCAATTCCGCTCCAGCAACGATTTTGTCGGCCCAAGCGGGCGAATGAGAAAGGATGGTACCGATGAGCCATAGCGACTCCCCGATCAAAGAGCAGTCGCCCCTCTGTCAACGCACCAAACAGATCGGCAACAGAACCTTCGTCGTGACCTGCCGGGAGTTTCTGGCAAAGCAGGCCGATTTTTTGCTCGATCTGTTTGCGGATGTGGAAAACGAGAGCGGGCCGCTGCGAAACGGCGCGAAAATTCAAGTAGGCTGGACAATTTTAATTGTCAATGAACGAGAGGGACACGAAGGACAAATGGAAATTGTCGCACCGGACTACGACACGAATCCGTTTACAGAAACAAACCGCGACTTGTCCGTGTCCCTCTACGTCCAGATGGCGCAAAACCACTGTCTGCAAACGTTGCAGCTCGCAGGAGAAACCGCGCTGTTCCAGGACAAGATCGTGGTGGCAAAAGGGGCGCTAGAAGAGGAGCACGTCTATTTGCAGCGCGCCGAACAAGCAGAAGCAGGCGACTCCGGCTGGTATCTCGGGCCTGTACAGGGCGAGGTGGACAGCGACGGGCTGGAATCGTACTACATTTTCCAACTGCTAAAACGCCGTCCGTCTCTTTTGCAGGCGTTGGCGCTGCCGCGCGGCTACATCGCCGTGCTCAAGGGTGACCAGATTGAGGCGGTGCTGGACGAACATGACGAAAACGTGTGGCCGACGCTGCACTAGAAGCGGCCAGGATACCGACAACGTTTGCAACGACGCACCAGCGCGTAAATGGGCTACTGGCGGTCTTTATTGAAGCCAGCAAATGGTGATGTTATCATGGGTGGGGAAAAAGCGAGCACGAAGAGACAGGGGAGGTAGCACGTTGTGAAAATCGCAGTAGTAGGAAGCATCAATATGGATCTCGTCTCCCACGTCCACCATCTGCCCAAGGCAGGAGAAACGATTTCCAGTCATGACTTCCGGCTGATTCCAGGCGGCAAAGGGGCCAATCAG
It includes:
- a CDS encoding immunity protein Imm33 domain-containing protein codes for the protein MSHSDSPIKEQSPLCQRTKQIGNRTFVVTCREFLAKQADFLLDLFADVENESGPLRNGAKIQVGWTILIVNEREGHEGQMEIVAPDYDTNPFTETNRDLSVSLYVQMAQNHCLQTLQLAGETALFQDKIVVAKGALEEEHVYLQRAEQAEAGDSGWYLGPVQGEVDSDGLESYYIFQLLKRRPSLLQALALPRGYIAVLKGDQIEAVLDEHDENVWPTLH